One Leisingera sp. M658 genomic window carries:
- a CDS encoding MFS transporter, protein MRTPILILMSAIGVIGANSLLLSPVVTAVSETLEATTTEVMRAASAYGLGVAAAALLLAPMADRIGAGRLLRAALMLLAAGLAASAAAPDVWWLMAAQAVCGLAAGAALPSIYTLAMVIAPKGREAQVLGYVLAGWTVSMVLGVSVSAWATDLAGWRAVYGALSGVALVLWGAARALRGAGSPSGQATSPLTALRVPGITGGLLATALLMLGFYSSYFFTGAHITQALGHSTTQAGLLPLFYGIGFGLAVLLDPLLDRLGLARATPPVFLGVTASYLLMMVWADQYMLLLSLAVLWGICQHLALNLVVARVTQLDPKQRGAIMGLFSTVTYLCVFAAPFCGAAAYAGWGLAGCLAVSALLSACAALEALGLRRKRVSPDGAPA, encoded by the coding sequence ATGCGAACCCCGATTCTGATCCTGATGAGCGCAATTGGCGTGATTGGTGCAAACTCCCTGCTGCTGTCGCCGGTGGTGACGGCTGTCAGTGAAACCCTGGAGGCCACCACAACAGAGGTGATGCGGGCCGCCAGCGCCTATGGGCTGGGAGTGGCCGCGGCGGCGCTGCTGCTGGCGCCAATGGCAGACCGCATCGGCGCCGGGCGGTTGCTGCGCGCAGCCCTCATGCTGCTGGCCGCTGGGCTGGCGGCCAGTGCCGCAGCACCGGATGTCTGGTGGCTGATGGCGGCGCAGGCGGTGTGCGGGCTGGCAGCGGGCGCCGCCCTGCCCTCGATCTATACGCTGGCGATGGTGATTGCCCCCAAAGGACGCGAGGCGCAGGTGCTGGGCTATGTGCTTGCGGGTTGGACGGTGTCGATGGTGCTGGGCGTCAGCGTCAGCGCCTGGGCCACCGATCTGGCAGGCTGGCGGGCGGTCTATGGCGCCCTGTCAGGCGTGGCGCTTGTGTTGTGGGGCGCGGCGCGCGCCTTGCGCGGGGCAGGCAGCCCCAGCGGCCAGGCAACCTCGCCGCTGACCGCGCTGCGGGTGCCGGGCATCACAGGCGGGTTGCTGGCCACTGCGCTGCTGATGCTGGGCTTTTACAGCAGCTACTTCTTCACTGGTGCCCATATCACCCAAGCACTGGGGCACAGCACCACCCAGGCGGGCCTGCTGCCGCTGTTCTATGGCATCGGCTTTGGCCTGGCGGTGCTGCTGGATCCGCTGCTGGACCGGCTGGGCCTGGCACGGGCAACGCCGCCGGTGTTTCTGGGCGTCACTGCAAGCTATTTGCTGATGATGGTGTGGGCGGACCAATACATGCTGCTGCTGAGCCTCGCGGTACTGTGGGGGATCTGCCAGCACCTGGCGCTGAACCTGGTGGTGGCGCGGGTGACACAGCTGGATCCGAAGCAGCGCGGCGCCATCATGGGGCTGTTCAGCACCGTGACCTACCTGTGCGTCTTCGCAGCCCCTTTTTGCGGCGCTGCGGCCTATGCCGGCTGGGGACTGGCGGGCTGCTTAGCCGTCTCCGCCCTGCTGTCAGCCTGCGCTGCGCTTGAGGCCTTGGGCCTGAGGCGCAAGCGGGTCAGCCCTGACGGCGCCCCGGCTTGA
- a CDS encoding Lrp/AsnC family transcriptional regulator, with product MTFCEGQLDMATEITDGVRKNTGPARVLDALDRRILGALSTDATLSYAAIGQEVGLSAPAVHERVKRLRASGAIEATIARLDGAAVGKPLLAFIHVDTEGWGVTTDLLALQEMPELEEVHSSAGDTNLILKVRVASPKALEGLLARIYEVGCVRATRTYTVLSTHLDRPVQAGTTKELADGGPVK from the coding sequence ATGACGTTCTGTGAAGGGCAGCTGGATATGGCAACGGAAATAACAGATGGGGTTCGGAAAAATACGGGGCCGGCCCGGGTTCTGGATGCTTTGGACCGAAGAATATTAGGCGCGCTGAGTACCGATGCGACGCTGTCTTATGCTGCCATCGGCCAGGAGGTCGGTCTGTCGGCGCCCGCGGTGCATGAACGTGTCAAGCGGCTGCGCGCCTCTGGCGCGATTGAGGCAACCATTGCGCGGCTGGACGGCGCTGCAGTGGGCAAGCCGCTGTTGGCCTTTATCCATGTGGACACCGAGGGCTGGGGCGTGACCACGGATCTTTTGGCGCTGCAAGAGATGCCGGAGCTGGAGGAGGTGCACAGCTCTGCCGGGGATACCAACCTGATTCTCAAGGTGCGGGTGGCCTCCCCCAAAGCGCTGGAGGGGCTGCTGGCGCGGATTTACGAGGTCGGCTGTGTGCGTGCCACCCGCACCTATACGGTGCTGTCGACGCATCTGGACCGGCCGGTGCAGGCAGGCACGACGAAGGAACTGGCGGACGGCGGGCCGGTGAAGTAA
- the ihfA gene encoding integration host factor subunit alpha: MGEKTLTRMDLSEAVFREVGLSRNESAQLVESMLQYMSDALVRGEQVKISSFGTFSVRDKSARVGRNPKTGEEVPIQPRRVLTFRPSHLMKDRVADGNRK, from the coding sequence ATGGGCGAAAAAACACTTACACGAATGGATTTGAGTGAAGCAGTTTTCCGGGAAGTCGGCCTGTCGCGCAACGAAAGCGCGCAGCTGGTGGAAAGCATGCTGCAATACATGTCGGATGCCCTGGTGCGCGGTGAACAGGTGAAGATTTCCTCGTTCGGCACATTCAGCGTGCGGGACAAATCAGCCAGGGTCGGGCGCAACCCGAAAACCGGCGAAGAAGTGCCGATTCAGCCGCGGCGCGTGCTGACCTTCCGGCCCTCCCACCTGATGAAAGACCGCGTGGCAGACGGCAACCGTAAATAA
- the plsX gene encoding phosphate acyltransferase PlsX, producing the protein MTGKPDQNQAKAGRITISVDAMGGDAGPAVVVAGIAMSADKNPDIGFILHGPAEQLKPLVAKKRILEGRVEIRDVRDVVTMEDKPSQVMRNGKGTSMWSALDAVKNGEAGGAVSCGNTGALMALSMLRLRKLPGVNRPAIAILWPSLNPQGFNVMLDVGADVKADAEDLLQYALMGTSYVRNSMDIACPRVGLLNVGTEEHKGSAVLKEAHALIAENAAQANYEFTGFVEGSDIPGDTADVIVTDGFTGNVAIKTGEGTARVIRTALREAFEYSFLSKIAALLAMTSLKRLSKRMDPRRVNGGVFLGLNGTVVKSHGGADAMGVSAAVKLAFRLAEHGFAEKLAARVASAGAHTQDDTAPRETRAATEKD; encoded by the coding sequence ATGACGGGTAAACCCGATCAAAATCAGGCAAAAGCCGGCCGCATCACCATTTCTGTTGACGCCATGGGCGGAGACGCCGGCCCCGCTGTTGTGGTGGCCGGTATCGCTATGTCGGCAGATAAGAATCCCGATATCGGCTTCATCCTTCACGGCCCCGCCGAACAGCTGAAACCGCTGGTCGCCAAAAAACGCATCCTTGAGGGCCGGGTTGAGATTCGCGATGTCCGCGACGTTGTCACCATGGAGGACAAACCCTCCCAGGTGATGCGCAACGGCAAGGGCACCTCGATGTGGTCGGCGCTGGATGCGGTCAAGAACGGCGAAGCGGGCGGCGCTGTATCCTGCGGCAACACCGGCGCGCTGATGGCGCTGTCGATGCTGCGTCTGCGCAAGCTGCCGGGCGTTAACCGCCCCGCCATTGCCATCCTGTGGCCGTCGCTGAATCCGCAGGGCTTCAACGTGATGCTGGATGTCGGCGCCGACGTGAAGGCGGACGCCGAGGATCTGCTGCAATATGCGCTGATGGGCACCTCCTACGTGCGCAATTCCATGGACATTGCCTGCCCGCGCGTCGGTCTGCTGAACGTGGGCACCGAAGAGCACAAGGGCAGTGCCGTGCTGAAAGAGGCCCATGCGCTGATTGCGGAGAACGCCGCACAGGCGAATTATGAATTCACCGGCTTTGTCGAAGGCAGCGATATTCCCGGTGATACCGCAGATGTGATCGTCACCGACGGTTTTACCGGAAATGTCGCGATCAAGACCGGCGAAGGCACCGCGCGGGTGATACGCACCGCCTTGCGGGAAGCCTTTGAATACTCGTTTTTGTCCAAGATTGCCGCCCTTCTGGCGATGACCTCTTTGAAAAGACTGTCCAAACGGATGGATCCGCGCCGGGTCAACGGCGGCGTGTTCCTGGGGCTCAATGGCACTGTGGTGAAATCCCACGGCGGCGCCGATGCCATGGGGGTTTCCGCTGCGGTCAAGCTGGCGTTCCGGCTGGCAGAGCATGGATTCGCCGAAAAGCTGGCGGCACGGGTTGCATCTGCCGGTGCGCATACCCAAGATGATACTGCCCCCCGCGAGACGCGGGCGGCCACCGAAAAAGATTAA
- a CDS encoding MerR family transcriptional regulator — MSKSPDAFRTISEVAEWLGVQAHVLRFWESKFTQLKPVKRAGGRRYYRPADMLLLGGIKKLLHDDGLPIKEVQALLREHGAAHVSGFSHSLDGSAAERPEAVPPADKLGDDWQSSLELSLDAAAQDPDPGSNVVGFPPTAAADAARTETGALPDSGPASAPETDPESVPKPQNQTDPEPPAADNGAEAGTEQPTTGPGESPVAEIPADLPLTSAPEPEASAALPDADAPGSAVSLDLPAAETAKDVSADAYSAESSVDQPAAPAPEAPVQDRPAATPVIEDPAPAAAVEISATDAKAEPAAPVMDSLAEDPAAAEPPQTGADSANLPAASGPAGDQPPATKAPDLPLEQPPAEPEAAPPAREAAALDPGTAAPEAEEAQPAATDIPAAVPGLPPEAAIEEPQEFVWEADAAANPEPVPEQPAVPEEPDTAPAPMAEPASDPSAAPLDEPAAAAEPERAAEPVAEQAPDAGSESAAGAAPAEQPVPAEDSVSSQAPAPAEEPAAFAADAPPADPEPAEDTLVAAAGLQPEEPLDFGLAPPEAAAAPASEADPAMSFPPHDLDEAARQVDALEFSSGFDPAAEAPQDSPAETEPPAPQETATETTAPGESAQPPVQPPARPPVPQPGVLAHLAAIRSLPPHVLGEIAACAEELRVLTVSSH; from the coding sequence ATGTCGAAATCACCGGACGCGTTCCGCACCATTAGCGAAGTTGCGGAATGGCTGGGCGTGCAGGCCCATGTCCTGCGCTTCTGGGAAAGCAAGTTCACCCAGCTCAAACCTGTAAAGCGCGCCGGCGGGCGGCGCTATTACCGGCCTGCGGATATGCTGCTTCTGGGCGGCATCAAGAAACTGCTGCATGACGACGGGCTGCCGATCAAGGAGGTGCAGGCGCTGCTGCGCGAGCATGGCGCGGCGCATGTGTCCGGCTTTTCCCATTCGCTTGACGGCTCAGCCGCAGAGCGCCCCGAAGCCGTGCCGCCGGCCGATAAGCTTGGCGATGATTGGCAAAGCTCGCTGGAGCTGAGCCTTGACGCAGCCGCGCAGGATCCTGATCCGGGCAGCAATGTAGTCGGCTTCCCGCCCACGGCGGCAGCTGATGCAGCCAGAACTGAAACCGGCGCGCTGCCGGACAGCGGCCCGGCATCTGCCCCCGAAACCGACCCCGAATCCGTCCCCAAGCCGCAAAATCAGACGGACCCAGAGCCGCCCGCCGCTGACAACGGTGCAGAGGCCGGCACAGAACAGCCAACAACCGGCCCCGGCGAATCCCCCGTGGCAGAAATCCCCGCAGACCTGCCCCTTACCAGCGCCCCGGAGCCCGAAGCCTCTGCCGCTTTGCCCGATGCTGATGCGCCTGGCTCTGCTGTATCGCTGGATCTGCCCGCCGCTGAGACTGCTAAGGATGTCTCAGCCGATGCGTACAGCGCAGAGTCCTCAGTCGATCAGCCCGCCGCCCCGGCACCGGAAGCACCCGTACAGGACCGCCCCGCTGCCACGCCGGTGATTGAAGACCCCGCGCCTGCTGCTGCGGTTGAGATTTCCGCCACTGACGCCAAAGCAGAGCCGGCCGCGCCAGTGATGGACAGCCTTGCAGAAGATCCTGCCGCAGCGGAGCCGCCGCAGACCGGTGCGGATTCCGCAAACCTCCCAGCTGCCTCCGGCCCGGCCGGGGACCAACCACCGGCAACCAAGGCCCCGGACCTGCCTCTGGAGCAGCCGCCGGCAGAGCCAGAGGCGGCACCGCCTGCACGCGAAGCCGCGGCACTTGATCCGGGTACCGCCGCGCCAGAGGCCGAGGAGGCGCAGCCCGCCGCCACGGATATCCCAGCCGCAGTACCGGGTCTGCCCCCCGAAGCGGCAATCGAAGAGCCGCAAGAATTTGTTTGGGAAGCCGATGCGGCTGCGAATCCGGAACCCGTTCCGGAACAGCCCGCAGTCCCGGAAGAACCGGACACCGCGCCGGCGCCAATGGCAGAGCCTGCCTCTGATCCCTCCGCCGCACCGCTGGACGAACCAGCCGCAGCGGCGGAACCGGAACGAGCCGCAGAGCCGGTTGCAGAACAAGCGCCCGATGCCGGGTCCGAATCGGCGGCCGGGGCCGCGCCGGCAGAACAGCCGGTCCCGGCGGAAGACTCCGTTTCCAGCCAGGCACCGGCGCCCGCAGAAGAACCGGCAGCTTTTGCAGCGGACGCCCCGCCAGCGGATCCGGAGCCGGCCGAGGACACTCTGGTGGCCGCCGCAGGCCTGCAGCCGGAAGAGCCGCTGGACTTCGGCTTGGCCCCGCCCGAGGCTGCCGCCGCGCCTGCTTCAGAAGCGGATCCCGCGATGTCTTTCCCGCCGCATGATCTGGACGAGGCCGCCCGGCAAGTGGATGCGCTGGAATTCTCCTCCGGCTTCGACCCTGCGGCCGAAGCGCCCCAGGACAGCCCGGCAGAAACGGAACCGCCGGCACCTCAAGAGACTGCAACGGAAACCACGGCGCCCGGCGAGTCCGCCCAGCCGCCAGTCCAGCCGCCAGCCCGGCCTCCGGTGCCGCAACCGGGTGTTCTGGCGCATCTCGCCGCCATCCGCAGCTTGCCGCCGCATGTATTGGGTGAAATTGCCGCCTGCGCGGAAGAACTGCGGGTCCTTACTGTAAGCAGCCACTGA
- the rpmF gene encoding 50S ribosomal protein L32 — protein sequence MAVQQNKVSKSRRNNRRAHDALVAANPNECGNCGELKRPHHVCPSCGHYDDKEIVAAADEIEIDEDAA from the coding sequence ATGGCCGTCCAACAGAATAAAGTATCCAAATCGCGCCGCAACAACCGCCGCGCGCACGATGCACTGGTTGCTGCAAACCCGAACGAATGCGGCAACTGCGGCGAGCTGAAGCGCCCGCACCACGTATGCCCCTCCTGCGGCCATTACGACGACAAAGAAATCGTCGCAGCGGCTGACGAGATCGAGATCGACGAAGACGCGGCATAA
- a CDS encoding 2'-deoxycytidine 5'-triphosphate deaminase — MTGVLPSQTIEKMLDHGEIAVSTPLVEGQVQPASLDLRLGNVAYRVRASFLTGQGRSVSDRLTEFEMHRISLEGGAVLEKGCVYVVPLMESLALPKDVSAVANAKSSTGRLDLLTRTITDGGEEFDRIKPGYTGPLYAEICPRSFSVLVRPGMRLNQIRFRTGQAVLSDAELKMLHAGSPLVDGDAVIEDGLGFSVDLKLPGSDLVGYRAKPHTGVIDLDRIGEYDPQEYWEEVRTKEGRIILDPGAFYILVSREAVHIPPAFAAEMAPYLAMVGEFRVHYAGFFDPGFGHDAAGGTGSRGVLEVRCHEAPFVLEHGQVVGRLVYEKMAEVPEQLYGAGIASNYQGQGLKLSKHFKTPA; from the coding sequence ATGACAGGCGTATTGCCCAGCCAAACCATTGAAAAGATGCTGGATCACGGCGAAATCGCCGTCAGCACCCCGCTGGTCGAAGGCCAGGTGCAGCCCGCCAGCCTGGACCTGCGCCTGGGCAACGTGGCTTACCGGGTGCGTGCCTCGTTTCTGACCGGCCAGGGCCGCAGCGTTTCCGACCGTCTGACCGAGTTTGAGATGCACCGGATCAGCCTTGAGGGCGGCGCGGTGCTGGAAAAAGGCTGCGTCTATGTGGTGCCCTTGATGGAAAGCCTGGCGCTGCCAAAGGATGTCTCTGCGGTGGCCAATGCCAAAAGCTCCACCGGGCGGCTGGATCTTCTGACCCGCACCATCACCGACGGCGGCGAGGAGTTTGACCGCATCAAACCCGGCTACACCGGCCCGCTTTATGCCGAGATCTGCCCCCGGTCCTTTTCGGTGCTGGTACGGCCCGGCATGCGTCTCAACCAGATCCGGTTCCGCACCGGCCAGGCAGTCCTCAGCGATGCCGAGCTGAAAATGCTGCACGCAGGCTCGCCGCTGGTTGACGGCGACGCGGTGATCGAGGATGGCCTGGGCTTTTCGGTTGATCTGAAACTGCCCGGCAGTGATCTGGTCGGCTACCGCGCCAAGCCGCATACCGGCGTCATCGACCTGGACCGGATCGGCGAATACGACCCGCAGGAATACTGGGAGGAAGTGCGCACCAAGGAGGGCCGCATCATTCTGGACCCTGGTGCCTTTTACATTCTGGTCAGTCGCGAAGCGGTGCATATCCCGCCCGCCTTTGCCGCCGAGATGGCGCCCTATCTGGCGATGGTGGGTGAATTCCGGGTGCATTACGCGGGCTTTTTCGATCCTGGATTCGGCCATGACGCGGCCGGCGGCACCGGCTCGCGCGGGGTGCTGGAAGTGCGCTGCCACGAGGCGCCGTTTGTGCTGGAGCACGGCCAAGTGGTCGGGCGTCTGGTCTATGAGAAGATGGCCGAGGTGCCCGAGCAGCTTTATGGCGCCGGGATTGCCTCGAATTACCAGGGCCAGGGGCTGAAACTGTCAAAGCACTTCAAGACGCCTGCCTGA
- a CDS encoding beta-ketoacyl-ACP synthase III has translation MTRRAVVVGTGHYLPERVVENAEFEATLDTTDDWIRSRSGIERRHFAAEGETTSDMAAKAAERALADAGLTAEDVDAIIVATSTADLTFPSAATMVQSKLGMTKGFAFDVQAVCAGFVYALSNANALIASGQAERVLVIGAETFSRIMDWTDRGTCVLFGDGAGALLLEGQEQPGTNRDRGILSTDLNSDGRYKDLLYVDGGVSTQSTGHLRMQGNQVFRHAVEKLASTANTALDKAGLAAADVDWIVPHQANIRIIQGTAKKMGLSMDNVVVTVQDHGNTSAASIPLALSVGKERGQIKEGDLIVTEAIGGGLAWGAVVVRW, from the coding sequence ATGACGCGACGCGCGGTAGTTGTTGGCACAGGACACTATCTCCCCGAACGGGTGGTTGAAAACGCGGAATTCGAAGCCACGCTGGATACCACGGACGACTGGATCCGCAGCCGGTCTGGCATCGAACGCCGCCATTTCGCCGCCGAGGGTGAGACCACATCGGATATGGCCGCCAAGGCAGCGGAACGCGCTTTGGCAGACGCAGGGCTGACGGCTGAAGATGTGGACGCCATCATCGTGGCAACCTCCACCGCCGACCTCACCTTTCCCTCCGCCGCCACCATGGTGCAGTCCAAGCTGGGCATGACAAAAGGCTTTGCCTTTGACGTGCAGGCGGTCTGCGCCGGCTTTGTCTATGCGCTGAGCAATGCCAACGCGCTGATCGCCTCGGGCCAGGCAGAGCGGGTGCTGGTGATCGGCGCCGAGACCTTCAGCCGGATCATGGACTGGACCGACCGCGGCACCTGTGTGCTGTTCGGCGACGGCGCCGGCGCGCTGCTGCTGGAAGGTCAGGAGCAGCCCGGCACCAACAGGGACCGCGGCATCCTGTCGACCGACCTCAACTCGGACGGGCGCTACAAGGATCTCTTGTATGTGGACGGCGGCGTCTCCACCCAGTCGACCGGCCATTTGCGGATGCAGGGCAACCAGGTGTTCCGCCACGCAGTGGAAAAACTCGCCTCTACCGCGAACACCGCACTGGACAAGGCCGGGCTGGCGGCCGCGGATGTGGATTGGATCGTGCCGCATCAGGCCAATATCCGCATCATCCAGGGCACGGCCAAGAAAATGGGCCTCAGCATGGACAACGTGGTGGTAACCGTGCAGGATCACGGCAACACCTCTGCCGCCTCCATTCCGCTGGCCCTGTCCGTCGGCAAAGAGCGCGGCCAGATCAAGGAAGGCGATCTGATTGTGACCGAAGCCATCGGCGGCGGCCTCGCCTGGGGTGCCGTTGTGGTGCGCTGGTAA